From Verrucomicrobia bacterium S94, the proteins below share one genomic window:
- a CDS encoding terminase small subunit has translation MKQFQKNTMNAPLKKLNGRHRAFCALIVQGITRRDSAIEAGYSIKSASAMADNLMADPLIKKEIKRLGKEAAERAEIKTDQILAEYAAIGFLDPIELINEDGSMRPLADIPEHARRAIGAFKVTEKVDGSIVTEVRFVDKKGSLDSLAKIKSLFTPDKNDSGKGLAERVKLARERVKAMRKAEETALPAPAIDIEDISKAEEVEEVEEVEEIVAEPKPEEQPEPATSLNDRIKSGRERVKQEQAQQKQSSSAIKNNVVSDYQPLG, from the coding sequence ATGAAGCAATTTCAAAAGAATACGATGAACGCTCCTCTGAAAAAATTGAATGGTAGGCACCGGGCTTTTTGCGCCCTGATTGTTCAGGGCATAACCCGGCGCGATTCCGCTATCGAGGCAGGTTACAGCATTAAGTCGGCTTCTGCTATGGCCGACAACCTCATGGCTGACCCGCTTATCAAAAAAGAGATCAAGCGACTTGGCAAAGAAGCCGCCGAGCGCGCCGAAATCAAAACCGACCAGATCTTGGCCGAGTATGCGGCTATCGGGTTTCTCGACCCCATAGAGCTGATTAACGAAGACGGTTCCATGCGTCCACTTGCCGACATCCCCGAACACGCCCGCCGTGCCATTGGTGCATTCAAGGTTACTGAAAAGGTGGATGGTTCCATCGTCACCGAGGTTCGGTTCGTTGACAAAAAAGGCAGCCTCGATTCGCTGGCGAAAATCAAATCCTTGTTTACCCCGGACAAAAACGATTCCGGTAAAGGCCTTGCCGAAAGAGTGAAGTTGGCGAGGGAACGTGTGAAGGCTATGCGAAAGGCTGAAGAGACCGCCCTTCCCGCACCGGCAATTGATATTGAAGATATCTCCAAGGCTGAAGAGGTTGAAGAGGTTGAAGAGGTTGAAGAGATCGTCGCCGAACCCAAGCCGGAAGAACAACCGGAACCTGCAACAAGCCTTAACGACCGCATCAAGTCAGGCCGCGAGCGCGTAAAACAGGAGCAGGCGCAGCAGAAACAATCCTCTTCAGCAATCAAAAACAACGTAGTGAGCGACTACCAGCCGCTCGGATAA
- a CDS encoding helix-turn-helix domain-containing protein, which produces MLKKPKKKKFVSVAEFAIRLCVDDSTVRRWIRKGEIKATRIGNAGNWIIPRSELDRILKTVDEAISKEYDERSSEKIEW; this is translated from the coding sequence ATGCTGAAAAAACCGAAAAAGAAGAAATTCGTAAGCGTGGCCGAATTCGCAATACGTCTCTGCGTGGATGATTCCACCGTCCGCCGCTGGATTAGGAAAGGCGAAATCAAGGCCACTCGCATTGGTAACGCGGGCAATTGGATAATTCCCCGTAGCGAACTGGATCGGATCTTAAAGACGGTTGATGAAGCAATTTCAAAAGAATACGATGAACGCTCCTCTGAAAAAATTGAATGGTAG
- a CDS encoding DNA-binding protein, protein MEAIAIPENIATAATALLAPYRPELTPNKLKEVLSKEPEQSVRDNLVSRKDACSALHVSLPTLDRMLSEGELARVKVRGRVFVRESSIRAIIEGEAAHA, encoded by the coding sequence ATGGAAGCAATAGCAATACCTGAAAACATTGCGACGGCGGCGACCGCGTTACTTGCGCCGTACCGTCCTGAACTCACCCCCAATAAACTCAAAGAAGTTCTGTCAAAAGAGCCGGAGCAGAGCGTGCGCGACAATCTGGTGAGCCGCAAGGATGCGTGTAGTGCTTTGCACGTTTCTCTACCGACGCTTGACCGCATGCTTTCTGAAGGAGAGTTGGCGCGGGTAAAAGTGCGGGGACGTGTCTTCGTACGCGAATCATCCATCCGCGCAATTATTGAAGGCGAGGCCGCTCATGCTTAA